The sequence TACCACCGACGAGGAACCGAAGAGCGATCACGTGTTTATCGTAGAGATGGGGGCGCTCCTGTTACTGCCGCCGATCGTACTGGGGCTGGGTCTCGCTGCGGTAAGCGGCGTGGAAAACTTTCTGCCGGGGTTCGGGATCGGGGCAATCGTCGGCGTGGGTGCCGCTAAACTCAGGAACGAAATTCGCGGTGCCCGCACCGGATCGTAGGCTTACGGCGACAGCCGGGTCGCTGTTGCGCGACGCGCAGCGTGCTCCCGGTTTCGCTACCGAGCGGATCCGGTTTCCGCATCTACAGGCGGAGCAGGCCGAGTGCCTCGGGGCTAGACCCCGAGGGTGAAGGCCGTAAGCCTCGCTAAACGTGTTCCGTTCGCACGATATACTGCTCAATCGTATCGGTCGAAACATCCCCTGCCGTCCCAACGTAGTACGATCCCTCCCAGAACCCACCGCTCCACAGATACTCCTCTAAGAACGGTTCGTGCTGTTCCCACATCTCCCGCGTCGTGATGCTCTTGACCGTTCGCACAATCTCGCTCGGTGCGTGCTTCGGGTGGGCTGACAGGAACAGGTGTACGTGGTCGGGGGAGATGTGGAGTCGTTCGAGAGACTTCGTCTCTCGTGATCACGAAAATCTTCGATTTTCGGACGACGACAATATCTCATACCCGTACTCGTCACACACGTCGCGGAAACTCGCTTCCAGCGACTCCTCGATTGGTTCGAGAATCGCGTGGCGGTACTAAGCGGGATCTTCGATCCCGCGAGGTACGCAAAGCTTCGCTTTGCTTGACTTCGGACACCACACGAAGTGGTAGTTGACGTTGTACACCGTGTGGTTCGACCGCTTCTCGCCCACACCTACCAATACAACGACCAATCAGAAGTGTTCTTTGAGTTGACTCATAGACTACCTCCAGTAAACTTTTAAGCGCGGAGGAACAAGGGGTAGACGTGACGAAGCAACTCAAGGTATCCGACACCGTGTACGACAACCTTGACGAACTCAAGGACGAGGAGGGGCACACGAGTTTCGACAGCGTACTCCGCACGCTCCTCCTTCACTACCGTCACGTCCAACCCAACGACCAAGAATGACCAACGAACAGGTTCTCGTCAAAACACTGGACTTCCAACTCGACATCCAGAGTGACAACGAGGGCCTGTTGTACGACGCCTCACTTGAAGCCCGACGAGTGTACAACGAAACCATCCGTCTCGCCAAGCAAGGCGTGGACTGGGACGACATCCCCGACCGAGTAGCCGACGACGCCGACCTCGTGAAGAACACGACTCAGCGCGTCGTTGCCAAAGCACTTGGCGCGATGGAGAACTACTACGAGTACGACGATTTCGGACTCCCGAGTCACACCAAGGACGGTGCGTACCCGCTTCGTGCGAACTACGAGGAAGGGTACAACCTGTCGCTCACTGACGACGGTGACGTGTCGTTCCGCATCAGCGCGAAGCCCTACAAGCACGTCAAGGGTGTTCTCGAAGGCGACGACGCCCACCTCGACGTTCTCAAAACCGCACTCGAAAGCGACGAGTGGAAGATTGGAACGGCGGAAGCTCTGTTCCACAACGACAACGCTGAGTTGCACGTCAACGTCACCAACACCGAGCAGACCGTCCGAGACAAGCAGGACTCACGAACGGTCGTCGGTGTGGACGTGAACGAGGACAACGTAGCGTTGACCGCGCTCTCCAAGGGTGGCGTCGAGGACACGTTGGTTATCGACTTTCCCGAAATCAAGTTCGAGCGCCACCGCTACTTCACGATGCGGAAGCGCGTGCAAAACGCGGGGAAGCAGAGTATGCACGACACGCTAGAAGGACGTGAGGAACGGTTCGTCCGCGACAGACTCCACAAGGTGAGTCGTCACATCGTGGAGTGGAGCCGTCAGTTCGAGAAACCGTGTATCGTCTTTGAAGACCTCAAAGAGATGCGCGACAGTATCGACTACGGCACGCGGATGAACCGACGCTTGCACCACCTCCCGTTCCGCTTCCTTCAGTTCTATACGTCGTACAAGGCGTCGTTCGGAGGGATTCCGACTGGCTGGATTGACCCGTACAAGACGAGTCAACGGTGTCCGCTGTGCGGCCACGCCGAGCGAGCGAACCGCAACAAGAAGCGGTTCAAGTGTCGGTCGTGTGGGCATCAAGACCACAGCGACCGTGGTGCAAGCGTCAACATCGCCGTGAAAGGCATCGAGAAGCATCAGGACTGGAATGTGCCTGCTCTCAACAGCCTTCCTCAAGTGCGGAAGGTGCGACGGCAGGCATCGGGGGCCGTGGACGCCCCGACCGTGACCCACGACGCCGTTCGAGGCTATCAGACCGATGGTATCGTGGGAGTGTCCGATTAAACCACGGGAAGCCTCGGGGCTTGACCCCGAGGCGGTTCACCGGAGATACCGATCGAATCGTCGGCCGCGTTCGATTGCCGAGAAAAATAATTGATAAGGGTACCGGACTGTCACAGAGTTTGAGAGGGACGAATGTTATAATGTTGATCTGATAGCTATTCAGTTTTTGTATGTCCAATCAGAACGATAGGATTTCGCGCCGGAACGTACTACGAAAGAGCGTGATAGGGGCTGGTCTCGGCACCGTCGGTCTTGCACAGACGGCTGCCGCCTGGGAGGACACCGATCCGACAGAGATCAGAGACGTGCGAAAATCGGACGAGGTGCAGGCGATTCTCGACGAATTGGATTACAACGGTTCGATCGCCGCAAACGCGGTCGAAAAGCGAGTGGACAGCGATCTCCCGGCCGAAGAGGACGTAGCGATCACTACGTACCGAGCCGAACTCGACGCCGGGACGCTCTATTACGTCGCGCTCGAAACCCCCATCGCGATCTTCAATTTCGATCGGGACGGAGCGGAACTTTCGAAGAGAGCACGGCAGCGAATCGACGAGCGATTCCACGGGCTGCCGACCGATTCGAACGTGAGTATCCACGCTCGCGACGGAACCGTCTCGGTCCGTCGAACGGCGACGGAAGCCGAGCGGGAACGAGTCCTCTCTAAGATATCGAGCGACGAGCACGATAACGCGGTAGTAGTCGCCGAGTCCGGCCTCGACGGGTTCGTCGTCAACCTCGTCTACGCTGACGACGGCGAAGTCGAGTCCGTAGGCGTGTACACCGCAGTTCCGGAGACCGACGTCGCCCTCGAGACGGAGGCGCTCGACGAAGAGATCGATCTCACGGTCGAGTTCGTCGAAACGACGACGCTCGAGGACGAAATCCTTCCGCAAATGAACGGCTGTGGAGGGATTTGCTTAGACTGTGCGGAGTCGATCATTTTCGAGATACTCGGGCGCTGTCGATGGTGTACGTCGGTTTGTTACGTCGGAATGACGCCCCAGGGAGCGGTCGGGTGTATCGGATGCGTACTCCTCTTCTGTTCGTCGTTGTTGACGACGACGAACTGTGCGTTGTGCGCAGATTGCATCGATTGAGCGCGATACCAAAGCCCGGGGACGTTCCCACCACCATAGCGGTGAGGATGGGGTTTGAACCACGGTCGGAGCGAACTCCTCGCTGGTTCAACTTCCACCGTCTCGTCTTCTCGCTCGCGATACGTCTCGCTCAGATCGTCGTGTGGTGCTCGTGAGAAGACGGTGGGGAGGGGATTCGAACCCCTGAGGCTTGACAGCCACCTGCTCTCAAGGCAGGCGCGTTAGGCCGCTTCGCTACCCCACCTCACCTCTCCCTACCCCGCCGTCTCAAAAAGGGTTATCGGTCTCGAGTCACCGACGCTCGACCGTCCCACCGCCACCGATCGACAGCCCAAGCTCGTCGACGACCGCCGCCGTCGCTTCTCCACCCGGCCGAGCAGCCACCTGTCGGGCCTCGAGCGTGGCGATCGTCGCACACAGCCCCGACTCGGTGGCGATCGTCGGGACGGACTGGGCGAGGCCCAACTGCAGGCCCGCTTTCTCGGCCCGATTGGCGAGCGTCTGGAGTTCCCGCTCCGGTCGTGCGTAGGCGTCCGTGAAATCGACCGGCTCGGTAAACCCCGCGAGGTAGGTCCGCCCGCCAGCCGAGGGTCCGAGGACGACGTCGTACCGACGTAGACTCATCGCCGCGCTGTCGATCTCGGTGCGACCGACCAGCGACGCGGTCGGGTCGAGGACGGCGACGCTATCGGCACCCTCACGCTCGAGGAGGTGGGTGACCGTGTTGCCGATCCGGGCTGACCGACTCGAGCCGACCTGGCGTTCGAAGCGGATCGGCCTGTCATCGTCGTTTTCGCCCTCGCCCTCGAGATCGAAACCCAGAGCGTCTTCGACCAGCGTGCAGACCGCTGCTTTCGCATTCGTGTTCGATTTCCCGTCGTCGTCTGCTTCCTCGTCGTTCGCGTCGGGGAGCGTCTCTTCGTCGCGGTAGTTGACGAGGAGGTCGCCACCGCTTGCGACGGCGGCGGCGCAGACGTCCTTCACGGCCCCCTCGTAGAGCCGGACTGCATCGCCGGGTGTGAGGCGCGTCTCTTCGACGAGCGAGGGACAGACCAGTCCAGCACGGGGCGGATCGACCGGAACGACGACGATCATAGCGCAAGCTGGGGGACCACGACTCTTGAACGCGATGCTTCGGGGACCGCTGCCGGTACCGTCGAACGGTCGTCGGAACCCCATCGAAACGCGCATGAATTATAGTGTCCCACTGCGACGCCTGAAATATGGATGGACGAACCCTCTCGAGTATCGGCCTCGTCGGCAGCGCGATC is a genomic window of Natrarchaeobaculum aegyptiacum containing:
- a CDS encoding RNA-guided endonuclease InsQ/TnpB family protein, with product MTNEQVLVKTLDFQLDIQSDNEGLLYDASLEARRVYNETIRLAKQGVDWDDIPDRVADDADLVKNTTQRVVAKALGAMENYYEYDDFGLPSHTKDGAYPLRANYEEGYNLSLTDDGDVSFRISAKPYKHVKGVLEGDDAHLDVLKTALESDEWKIGTAEALFHNDNAELHVNVTNTEQTVRDKQDSRTVVGVDVNEDNVALTALSKGGVEDTLVIDFPEIKFERHRYFTMRKRVQNAGKQSMHDTLEGREERFVRDRLHKVSRHIVEWSRQFEKPCIVFEDLKEMRDSIDYGTRMNRRLHHLPFRFLQFYTSYKASFGGIPTGWIDPYKTSQRCPLCGHAERANRNKKRFKCRSCGHQDHSDRGASVNIAVKGIEKHQDWNVPALNSLPQVRKVRRQASGAVDAPTVTHDAVRGYQTDGIVGVSD